One genomic segment of Bdellovibrionales bacterium includes these proteins:
- the typA gene encoding translational GTPase TypA, producing the protein MNIRNIAIIAHVDHGKTTLIDGLFQQAGVFQSHQAVEERVMDSGDLEKERGITIRAKNASLMWNGTRINVVDTPGHADFGGEVERALFMVDGALLLVDAAEGPLPQTRFVLRKALQRGIKIIVIINKVDRSDARVDEIEEKILELFYDLAEDDSQVQFTTFYASGRSGWASLEKGTIGKDFSPLFNRIVEEIPPPKVNANGPFQMIVVNRTYNSFLGQIAVGRIEAGVVKEGQRVQLMGSEKNLPFMVTALETFSGLGTERAKELRAGDIALIAGAEAPLIGDTIAEIGVTQALPRIQVDPPTVAIRISVNTSPFSSREGVYLTSRKLEEVLEKECLQNVSLSLEPTDSNEVFLLKARGELQVVIVLEEIRRRGFELMAGRPEIIPVQKDGKLWEPEESFFIDIPENKMGTVTEILSTRGGRMQNIEKFENSHRVRLEFEIPSRGLIGLRSLLLTETRGEAIYSSTFKKYIPYLGKRFSRANGAIVTDRDGVATEYALFGLEDRGRLFVRAGTPVYEGMIFGENNRQNDLNANPTKEKKLTNMRASGSDDSTKLSPIKEMSLDEALDWIDEDEWVEITPKNIRIRKIVLKTNQRHVIRRSPEENSH; encoded by the coding sequence ATGAATATTAGAAATATCGCTATTATTGCACACGTTGATCACGGGAAGACCACACTTATTGACGGACTCTTTCAGCAGGCTGGAGTCTTTCAAAGCCACCAAGCCGTCGAGGAAAGGGTCATGGATTCGGGCGATCTTGAAAAAGAGCGTGGGATCACGATCAGAGCAAAAAATGCTTCCCTCATGTGGAATGGAACCCGAATCAACGTTGTGGATACCCCTGGCCACGCCGACTTCGGAGGCGAAGTTGAAAGGGCCCTTTTTATGGTTGACGGAGCACTTCTGCTTGTCGATGCAGCAGAGGGTCCTCTGCCACAAACCCGTTTTGTTCTCCGAAAGGCTCTCCAGCGTGGAATCAAAATCATTGTCATCATCAATAAAGTTGACCGATCTGATGCCCGAGTGGACGAAATCGAAGAAAAAATCCTCGAACTCTTCTACGATTTGGCCGAAGATGATTCGCAGGTTCAATTTACAACCTTTTATGCCAGTGGCCGCAGTGGGTGGGCCAGCCTAGAAAAAGGTACAATCGGTAAAGATTTTTCGCCCCTATTCAATCGCATTGTCGAGGAGATCCCTCCACCCAAAGTGAATGCGAATGGGCCTTTTCAGATGATCGTCGTGAATCGAACTTACAACTCGTTCTTGGGACAAATCGCAGTGGGCCGCATTGAGGCTGGAGTCGTAAAAGAAGGTCAGAGAGTCCAATTGATGGGGAGCGAGAAGAACCTTCCTTTTATGGTAACCGCCTTGGAAACCTTCTCGGGATTGGGTACGGAACGAGCCAAAGAATTGCGTGCTGGGGACATTGCCTTAATCGCTGGGGCCGAGGCTCCTCTTATTGGTGATACCATTGCCGAGATTGGGGTCACACAGGCTTTGCCAAGAATCCAGGTGGATCCGCCAACTGTGGCCATTCGCATTTCGGTGAATACCTCGCCATTTTCCAGCCGTGAAGGCGTCTACTTGACGAGCCGAAAGCTCGAAGAAGTCCTTGAGAAGGAGTGCTTGCAAAATGTCTCCCTTTCTCTTGAACCGACCGATTCCAATGAGGTTTTTCTCCTCAAGGCACGTGGCGAACTTCAGGTGGTTATTGTTTTGGAGGAGATTCGCCGCAGAGGCTTTGAATTGATGGCCGGCCGACCGGAAATTATTCCCGTCCAAAAAGATGGCAAACTGTGGGAGCCCGAGGAGTCATTCTTCATCGATATCCCCGAAAATAAAATGGGCACCGTCACCGAGATCCTTTCCACTCGTGGTGGTAGAATGCAAAACATTGAAAAGTTTGAAAATTCACATCGGGTCCGCTTGGAATTCGAAATTCCTTCCCGTGGTCTAATAGGCTTGCGCTCACTTCTTCTAACAGAAACCCGCGGTGAAGCGATTTATTCCAGCACCTTCAAAAAATATATTCCATATCTGGGCAAACGTTTCAGTCGGGCTAACGGAGCCATTGTCACAGATCGGGACGGTGTCGCGACTGAGTACGCTCTGTTTGGTCTTGAAGATCGCGGCAGACTTTTCGTTCGGGCTGGAACTCCTGTCTACGAAGGAATGATTTTTGGAGAAAATAATCGCCAGAACGATTTGAATGCAAATCCAACCAAAGAAAAGAAGCTGACTAACATGCGGGCTTCCGGCTCTGATGATTCAACCAAATTGAGTCCCATTAAGGAGATGTCCTTAGACGAAGCATTGGATTGGATTGACGAAGATGAGTGGGTGGAGATTACTCCTAAAAATATTCGAATTCGCAAAATTGTTTTAAAGACAAATCAAAGACACGTCATCCGTCGCTCGCCCGAAGAAAACTCCCATTAA
- a CDS encoding mechanosensitive ion channel family protein yields MPDLHLSSFSWLARAWEALLILGGGFVVSRAVTALIVRSLRFLDPQAHLILKKLLFYSLFGAFLGWSLHRLGVDFKLLIGAAGVFSVAIGFASQTSASNLISGMFLLVEKPFVVGDTIRVSEWEGVVISIDLLSSRIRTYDNLMVRIPNETLMKSGITNLTRFPIRRTNVEFGVSLCEDLERVRNILLDLAHKNPHCLDEPLPQFFIQNFGESSISLKFCVWTNTETYAEFKTQFIMNLKKRLDKEAIELPIPQRRVVTSSSGSKLEPG; encoded by the coding sequence ATGCCCGATCTACATTTGAGCAGTTTTAGCTGGCTAGCAAGAGCTTGGGAGGCTCTCTTGATCTTGGGCGGGGGATTTGTTGTTTCACGTGCAGTGACAGCCCTGATCGTTCGAAGCTTGCGATTCTTGGATCCACAGGCGCACTTGATTCTTAAAAAACTTTTGTTTTATTCTCTTTTCGGAGCATTTCTAGGTTGGTCCTTGCACCGCTTGGGTGTCGATTTCAAACTCTTGATAGGTGCTGCTGGTGTCTTTTCGGTGGCCATTGGATTTGCCTCCCAAACCTCCGCATCGAACTTGATCAGTGGGATGTTTTTACTCGTGGAAAAGCCATTTGTCGTTGGTGATACGATTCGGGTCAGTGAATGGGAGGGAGTTGTCATTTCGATCGACCTCCTTTCTTCTCGGATAAGAACCTACGATAATTTGATGGTCAGGATTCCCAATGAAACATTGATGAAATCTGGGATCACCAATTTAACTCGTTTCCCAATTCGTAGAACGAATGTTGAATTTGGCGTTTCCCTTTGTGAGGACTTGGAAAGAGTCAGAAATATCCTGCTGGATTTGGCTCACAAGAACCCTCATTGCCTCGATGAGCCTTTGCCACAGTTTTTTATACAGAATTTTGGGGAGTCTTCCATTTCTCTCAAGTTTTGTGTCTGGACCAATACCGAAACCTATGCTGAATTTAAAACGCAGTTTATCATGAATTTGAAGAAGAGACTCGACAAGGAAGCCATAGAACTTCCTATCCCCCAGAGAAGAGTGGTCACCTCTTCTTCAGGATCTAAGTTGGAACCTGGCTGA
- a CDS encoding RsmB/NOP family class I SAM-dependent RNA methyltransferase — protein sequence MDKKLDKKLDKKLGEDFYQYFQAIWADRWPALYESLLQKERQVLFHPFGQSAEANAADEIEWLKSCLWLTQDRRDWIQQRDGEGLLKCYVMDPASVLVGRALEVGVSDHVLDMCAAPGGKTLVLAQGLGSQGLLDANEISLPRRKRLIKVIQQYVPQKRRAGIYVRGKEGLRYGISQPDCYTRVLVDAPCSGERHLLLSPKDLKAWKPSRIKSLAKRQYGLLASALLAAKSGGLIVYSTCALSYEENDGVVERLLARKKGDVEVVFRNAPSPFAEKTSCGWIHLPDRCGFGPLYFSVLKKI from the coding sequence ATGGATAAGAAACTGGATAAGAAGTTGGATAAGAAACTGGGTGAGGATTTTTATCAATATTTTCAAGCAATTTGGGCCGATCGATGGCCCGCACTCTATGAGTCCCTCCTTCAGAAGGAAAGGCAAGTTCTTTTCCATCCCTTTGGTCAGAGTGCCGAGGCGAACGCAGCGGATGAAATAGAGTGGTTAAAATCCTGCTTGTGGCTAACCCAGGATCGTCGCGATTGGATTCAGCAGAGGGATGGCGAGGGCTTGCTCAAGTGCTATGTTATGGATCCAGCCTCAGTTCTAGTTGGAAGAGCCCTAGAGGTTGGAGTTTCGGATCACGTACTTGATATGTGCGCAGCTCCTGGAGGAAAAACATTGGTTCTCGCGCAGGGATTGGGGAGTCAGGGCCTTTTAGATGCCAATGAGATATCCTTACCTCGACGTAAGAGGTTAATTAAAGTTATTCAGCAATATGTTCCTCAGAAGCGACGGGCGGGGATTTACGTCAGGGGAAAAGAGGGACTCAGGTATGGAATTAGCCAGCCAGATTGTTATACGCGCGTTCTTGTTGATGCTCCTTGTTCGGGGGAGAGACACTTGTTATTGTCACCTAAAGACTTAAAAGCTTGGAAGCCGAGTCGAATAAAATCTTTGGCTAAACGCCAGTACGGCCTACTGGCCTCTGCTCTTTTGGCTGCCAAGTCAGGGGGGCTCATTGTTTATTCGACTTGCGCCCTGAGCTATGAAGAGAACGACGGGGTCGTAGAGCGATTGTTAGCGCGCAAGAAAGGCGATGTCGAAGTTGTGTTTAGGAACGCGCCCAGTCCGTTCGCTGAAAAGACCAGCTGCGGATGGATTCATTTGCCCGATCGTTGTGGATTCGGACCTCTCTATTTTTCTGTTTTGAAAAAAATCTAG
- a CDS encoding class I SAM-dependent RNA methyltransferase, translated as MMLNSKLESNVFVARVRDLSGKGLGVLDLPDGRVLFVPGVWPGDHGRFEPIKMHKNYGFGRLVELIEKSPQRTTPLCPHQGHEAGKCGGCPWMIASYHSQLFYKQKLVQSQLERAKVVSPSTRILEIASCSQPYGYRNRIQVKSNGTSIGFVSSESKNFAPISDCLIVNKKIRSILASLISQLPNRQWNPKEGFLWSFLEFDDAMNPANLIPNQKIPFRQANDEQNDLMKSLARTWASSLDPRLPLIELFCGSGNFTEIFSGLSFSQVFAGENGQEAIEQLAKKKLPGVFCEQLDLYRIKNWNSIRRWSQRPQYLFLDPPRGGFPQIDQFCSEFPTLQDMMYISCDLHAFAADAKKLKSRGWDLQTVQPVDQFPHTPHIELVAQFHRKNSLS; from the coding sequence ATGATGCTAAATTCCAAATTAGAATCAAATGTGTTTGTAGCAAGGGTGAGAGATCTTTCAGGAAAAGGTCTTGGAGTTCTGGATTTGCCTGATGGGAGAGTTCTCTTTGTACCCGGTGTCTGGCCTGGAGACCATGGACGATTTGAACCGATCAAGATGCATAAAAACTATGGATTTGGTCGCCTCGTGGAGCTCATCGAGAAAAGTCCACAACGAACCACGCCACTCTGTCCACATCAAGGCCATGAAGCCGGCAAGTGCGGAGGGTGCCCATGGATGATTGCCAGCTATCACTCCCAACTCTTTTATAAGCAAAAATTAGTTCAAAGCCAACTGGAGCGAGCCAAAGTTGTTTCCCCTAGCACCCGGATCTTGGAGATTGCGAGCTGTTCCCAGCCATATGGCTATCGCAATCGAATTCAAGTAAAATCGAACGGGACGAGTATAGGATTTGTTTCGTCCGAGTCTAAGAATTTTGCGCCCATATCGGACTGCCTCATTGTGAATAAAAAGATCCGCTCTATTCTCGCGTCACTGATAAGCCAACTTCCCAATAGGCAATGGAATCCGAAAGAGGGATTTCTGTGGTCTTTCTTAGAATTTGACGACGCCATGAATCCCGCGAACCTCATCCCAAACCAAAAAATACCGTTTCGCCAGGCAAATGACGAACAAAATGATCTCATGAAATCTCTGGCAAGGACGTGGGCCAGTAGCTTAGACCCACGCCTCCCCCTGATTGAGCTTTTTTGTGGTTCAGGAAACTTCACAGAGATTTTCAGTGGCCTCTCTTTTTCTCAGGTTTTTGCCGGAGAGAACGGACAAGAGGCGATCGAGCAGCTAGCAAAGAAGAAACTTCCAGGTGTTTTTTGCGAGCAATTGGACCTTTATCGTATAAAGAATTGGAATTCAATCCGTCGGTGGAGCCAGAGACCCCAATACTTATTCCTTGACCCTCCCCGAGGTGGGTTTCCGCAAATAGACCAATTCTGTTCCGAATTTCCCACTCTCCAAGACATGATGTATATATCATGCGATCTTCATGCCTTTGCAGCCGACGCTAAAAAACTGAAGAGCAGAGGTTGGGACCTTCAAACAGTCCAGCCTGTTGATCAGTTTCCCCACACTCCCCATATCGAACTCGTCGCGCAATTTCATCGGAAGAATTCTCTAAGCTAG
- a CDS encoding TerC family protein, which yields MMDFIFTAEGLTALATLSVMEIVLGIDNIIFISILVSQLPSVQQKKARSLGIFLALFLRLILLFSITWIMGLKEPFFTLFEKSFSGRDLILLGGGLFLIFKSTIEIHNKVERSEEVASIHSPSARGFFLVLFQIIVLDLVFSFDSVITAVGMVQQVPIMITAMSLAMLVMLLSAGAISGFVDRHPTVKILALSFLLMIGVMLVVEGMGGHVSKAYIYFSMFFSLSVELLNLRYRMNRPLPGIKLEAKREAK from the coding sequence ATGATGGATTTCATTTTTACAGCAGAGGGCCTTACGGCTCTGGCGACTCTTTCGGTGATGGAAATCGTTTTGGGGATAGATAATATTATTTTTATTTCTATTCTGGTATCTCAACTTCCCTCTGTTCAACAAAAGAAAGCCCGATCTCTGGGAATTTTTTTGGCGCTTTTTTTGAGACTTATCCTCTTGTTTTCAATCACCTGGATAATGGGGCTGAAGGAGCCATTTTTTACTCTTTTTGAAAAGTCCTTTTCCGGAAGAGATTTGATTCTTCTGGGCGGCGGGCTTTTTTTGATTTTTAAGTCAACCATCGAAATCCACAATAAGGTTGAGAGATCCGAGGAGGTGGCGAGCATTCACAGCCCCAGTGCGAGGGGATTTTTTTTAGTACTTTTCCAGATCATTGTTTTGGATCTTGTTTTCTCATTCGATTCAGTTATTACGGCAGTAGGGATGGTACAACAGGTGCCAATCATGATTACGGCGATGTCTTTGGCGATGCTAGTGATGCTACTGTCGGCGGGAGCTATTTCAGGTTTTGTGGATAGACATCCCACGGTTAAGATTTTGGCATTGTCTTTTCTATTGATGATAGGAGTGATGTTGGTCGTAGAGGGAATGGGCGGACACGTGAGTAAGGCATATATTTACTTTTCCATGTTTTTTTCGCTATCCGTCGAGTTATTGAATTTGCGATACCGGATGAATCGCCCTTTGCCAGGGATCAAACTTGAAGCCAAAAGGGAGGCGAAATGA
- a CDS encoding AI-2E family transporter → MKNRMKSENNLNQYCLLFLSAVAATGALIYTRTIMIPFVFSIFFFALTSPTVKWLQNRTRLPRWLALTFVFLSVCLVSVGLILIITSSIGNFVSGAESYKIRLFELFATVLEKAGDYGFSSDKESIIAQLKDLPVFAFLRTLTAEITVLFSNFFLILIFLIFLLAGESAERKPHPVLDEVLNKISRYLVLKSLLSLVTGVGVTLILIAFDVELAVLIGLLTFLLNFIPNVGFLLSTVLPLPLIFIEYGFGGRFLAVLILSLMVQLIMGNFLEPRYLGESMDLHPVTILVFLIFWGLVWGVAGMFLAVPITAVMKIVLDRFSTTKPVAELLAGRF, encoded by the coding sequence ATGAAGAACAGAATGAAGTCGGAAAATAATTTGAATCAGTATTGCCTCTTGTTTCTGTCGGCGGTGGCGGCCACGGGAGCTCTGATTTACACCCGTACCATTATGATCCCGTTTGTCTTTAGTATTTTCTTTTTTGCTTTGACCTCTCCGACGGTCAAATGGTTGCAAAATCGAACACGGCTCCCCCGATGGCTTGCTCTCACTTTTGTTTTTTTGAGTGTTTGTTTGGTGAGTGTCGGCCTTATCTTAATCATTACATCCTCAATCGGGAACTTTGTAAGTGGTGCTGAATCATATAAAATTCGTTTGTTTGAGCTCTTTGCGACTGTGCTTGAAAAAGCAGGGGATTATGGTTTTTCCTCAGATAAGGAATCTATCATTGCCCAGCTAAAGGATCTCCCTGTTTTTGCATTTTTGCGGACGCTGACCGCAGAAATAACAGTGCTGTTCAGCAATTTCTTTTTGATCTTAATTTTTTTGATTTTTCTTCTGGCTGGGGAAAGTGCTGAGCGAAAGCCTCATCCAGTCTTAGACGAAGTGTTGAACAAGATTTCCCGATATTTGGTTTTGAAATCTTTGCTTTCTCTCGTCACTGGAGTGGGAGTTACTCTGATCTTGATTGCCTTTGATGTTGAATTGGCGGTTCTCATCGGGCTTCTGACTTTTCTGCTGAATTTTATTCCAAACGTTGGGTTTCTTCTTTCAACAGTTTTGCCCTTGCCTCTCATTTTCATTGAGTATGGATTTGGGGGGAGATTTTTAGCTGTCTTAATCCTTTCACTCATGGTGCAGTTGATAATGGGAAATTTTTTAGAGCCGAGGTATTTGGGAGAAAGCATGGATCTTCATCCTGTTACCATACTTGTGTTTCTTATATTTTGGGGTTTGGTTTGGGGGGTTGCTGGTATGTTTTTGGCAGTTCCAATTACAGCGGTGATGAAAATTGTTTTGGATCGGTTCTCGACGACAAAACCCGTTGCGGAGCTCTTGGCGGGGCGTTTCTAG